From the genome of Ziziphus jujuba cultivar Dongzao chromosome 4, ASM3175591v1:
ACAACAGGGACATCTCAATTGCTGTCCTTAGGACTTTTATAGCCAATCGCAAAGAGGAGCATGAAGCAAGGTTGTCCAAGAAAACAAAAGCAGCATCAAAAGTGTCTGAGAAGGATGCTTCTGAATCTGTTCAAGAAGAAGTGGCTAATGAATCAACTGTATGTGATGAAAAATCCAATGGAGATTCTGAAGTGCCAGAAAAAGTATCTCAATATGAATCTTGTGGCCTTTCAGAAGAACCAGTCAAAGGCACAGAGGGAAAAGTATCAGGAGAACTGAAGCCACCAAGAGTTCTTGAGGttttctacaatttttattaaaatttatttgatgttTTGTCAACCAATTGTTTCTGTTATATTTTAGTGCTTTGTGGTGGAAACTCAAattgatatttcttttttaattgtttgagtACTTCTATCTAACTACTTTCTCTGCATATTCTTAGGCTTTGTCAGCTTCTGGCTTAAGAGCTATAAGGTATGCTCGTGAAGTAGAAGGCATTGGTCAAGTTGTGGCCTTAGACAATGATAAAGGTAATTGACTAACATTCAACCGTATgacttttaaaaaggaaaatttatatGGCACTGTTATTTTGCTCAACTTTCCAGAAGCTTTAGTTTGTTCCTGATACATGAATACATGTATACATCTAAATATGTATGATGGTAATTCTTTTCCTATGTAGGTGCATAATGATACATGTCTAAACTTCACCATATGTATTCAACAAATTTTGCTTAGACTTGTGAATTAAACTTTTGAATTGGCCTATATGTagagttattatttatatatctatgtggagataaatgataaatattatcctTTACATAACATAACCTGTGAATTAGAGTACTGATTGCTATTATTTACCATTCTGCAGCATCTGTGGAAGCTTGTCAGAGAAACATCAAATTCAATGGTTCAGTGGCATGTTCAAAAGTGGAGTCACATTTTGCTGATGCTCGTGTATATATGCTCACACACCCAAAAGAATTTGATGTGGTATGTGATGCTGTTTTATGTGTTTAGATTTATGTCAGAAGTTTGGCATACAGAGATAGATTATCTATCCTAAATATATGTGCCGTAAATCACCCAGATTgagtaaaaataattatttgaaatttgtttgcacAATTGAAGTATGAACTATAtggtttttgtttcatttccTGTCATCTGGCAACGTCAacattattttttccctttcattTGGCATAATCAAATTGAACTAAATTTCTTTCAGCTTTTCAGTTCTGCTCAGACCTTTTAAGTTGAACCACATTTCATACTTTTTATTGGTCACTGGGATTTCAGGTTGATCTTGATCCTTACGGTTCACCTTCTGTGTTCTTGGATTCTGCGGTTCAGTCCATTGTTGATGGAGGCATGTTGATGTGTACAGCAACTGACATGGCAGTTCTATGTGGGGGTAATGGGGAGGTTTGCTATTCAAAGTAAGCTTTACTTTTTTACTGATATTTTTCTATTCAAAAATGATTATGATTGTTGCACTTATATTGAATAACTGTTTTTTGGTATTAGATATGGTTCCTATCCATTGAGAGGCAAATATTGCCATGAAATGGCTTTGAGGATCCTCCTAGCCAGCATTGAGGTATGCTATGCCTTCAAAAAGTTGGTTGGTTTGAAACATGACAATGTTGAAATAGTTTAAACAACTTGTTAACAAAAGCAGACATTAGGATCAACATATGCTATGTAATAAGCGCTGCATTTCAAATTTTAGTGGTTGTCTGGAGCCATTTTTTTAAGTTCTTCAAAACTCTTTTGTCTTTGAGGgcttttttaaaatatggttTCTTGAAAAATGATGAAGTCTATACCTCCTTATGTTCAAAATCTTGCCAGCCAACTCTGGATAGGACTTAAAAACAAATCTACAGTATACTCCCTTTTCTACCTTTacctttattctttttattttctttttcaattgctCTTTGTAATCTACacgtacattttttttttttcatccattGTTCTATCTCACTGTAAATGCAGAGCCATGCAAATCGTTATAAACGGTACATTGTTCCTGTGCTGTCCGTTCAGATGGATTTCTATGTTCGTGTTTTTGTCCGTGTCTACAGGTATGAGCCTATTTTTTATAATACAATCTTAGCTATTTCTTTGATCTCTAGAATTGTGTTGTTCACTGAAATCTTAAAAATTGGTTGTAGCTCTGCTAGTGCAATGAAGAACACTCCCCTTAAGCTTTCATATGTCTATCAGTGCACTGGTTGTGATTCTTTTCATCTTCAACCTATTGGGAGGACtgccaccaaggtttgcacacTTATCTGATTACCCATTTATTAAGCTAGTTATTGCCCTTTAGAAGGATTAAGGGTGGTTATTTAgataagatttaaaattcaaatatggaTTTTGCATGCTTTTTTCCTAGTGTCTTATAAATTGTTCCCAGAAATGGTAGAACCAGATCaatggatttttttcttttttgatttgtgTTAGGTGTACTAGTATTTTAACAatgtatttgttttatatttcttCAGAACAACTGTGTAAAATATCTACCTGGGTTTGGTCCTGTTGTTCCCCAAGAGTGCAGTGATTGTGGGAAGAAATTCAATATGGGTGGCCCTATATGGTCTGCTCCCATCCATGATCAGGAATGGGTTACTTCCATTCTAGCTGATGTGAAATCTATGAAGGACCGCTATCCTGCTTATAATCGCATCTCTGCCATACTCACGACAATCTCAGAGGTTTGTACATGAAGATTTGAGATTAATTTATCAGAATAGTTCCCTAGAGTCGAATGTCCATGTCAATCTAATTAAAGCTTGAACATGTTTGCATTTAGGCTACTGGaaatttaatgtaaattttaacttttctttgGACCAACCTCTTAAATAAACTATTTTAGAACAATTCTCCCTCCCTCATTTTTCCTCTAGAATATTTGTTAGTATTATAGGTTGGACCATTCGaccaattatttttatatttttctgctAAGCTTTTTCCTCAGTAGTGTCAGGTGGTAATTGTTTTTCTATGAGAATGTTGATATTACAATAATCTTCCATTTCTGACCTGAAAGGTCATGCACTTATCGCTAGTCAGAATGATGTAAAATTAAACCCAATGTTGGTAACATATATCAAACTTTTCACTCTTGTGCAGGAATTGCCAGATGTTCCTTTGTTCTTGAGTTTGCACAACCTCTGTGCCACTCTAAAGTGCACTTCTCCATCAGCAGTGATTTTCCGATCTGCAGTGATCAATGCTGGGTATCGTATATCAGGAACTCATGTAAATCCATTGGGATTGAAATCAGATGCTCCAATGGATGTCATCTGGGACATAATGCGCTGCTGGGTAAGAGTCCATTAGctcttgctttttccttgatcAATGTGAATGTTTTTTTCCTAGTTAACAATTTATTGGCTTTGGAACTTGGCAATCTAATAAGGgggaaattattaaaaaagaaaactgacGAAATAGAATTCTCCCATGgttccatgaaaaaaaaaatatatatatatatatatttctgaaacgtatatttttttgtcatttttcttttatgtttccTTCTCTCTATGTTTTCTTCAGAGCAAtgaaagtaaaattatatacataattcCTAATTATAAGTTTCGGTGATTGAATTGTGCATGCCAAATACATCATTGAAGGTTATGCATGCTTTTCCTCTTGTTTTATGAAAAAGCCCCTCTGATTTTTTTTGTACTTCAGCTCAAGCTTTCAAgctgttattttaatatttgaaccAAGCGCAAGCCATATCAGTTAGTAAATGAGCTTGAAATTGAATTTAACTAAGAATTTTCTATCTTTCGAGCACGAGACTTGGTATTCACTTTTATCATATGGAAATGTGAAATATTTAGACTTAAAATTAAAGATCCTATCCACGGGCACAGCACAGACGTAAGTTCTGTGTCTGTATGAGTGTCACATGCACAGCATGCTCTGATACAAGTAATGAAGTACTTTCTTCGCTAATGGGTTTTTAAGGGTCTTCAAGATGACATGTTGgtatggtttttctttttatttgtaggTCAAAAACCACCCGGTGAAAGCTCAACCAGCAGATCAGCCTGGAAGTGTCATACTTGCTAAAGAACCAGTTCTTCAAGTAAGCTTCATCTTCCATGTTTCACTCTGCCATATGTACAAGGATTtcgattcttttttattttgtttatattgttAACTTAGTTTTGGTTGCATGcatcaaatttacaaaatacGGTGCCCGTACATCCATGTGCATAGCAACCTTTGACTCAGATACAGAGACATACACAGCTGGCATGTAGCTAAACAGACTCTCTTAcctttgtttttcttgtttcgGCAGGCTAATTTTGCTCGAGCTGTTGCATCTCTTAGCAAGGCACAAGCCAAGAAGGTTGCACGCTTTCTTCCAAATCCTGAAAGGCATTGGGGCCCGAAGCTCAGGGCAGGTCGTCAAATCACCAGCAAACACATTTCTCTTTTAGGTCCGGATGCAGTTAATGGAGTTCTTAACCAGGAAGAGGTTGAAGAACCGGATGCAAAGCGACAAAAGACAGAGGATCCCACTGCATGTTGAGGAAACAAATTCATTCTTCAGGTACATGGTGGAACCTAGCTTGCTTAAAGCTCCATACTCTCCCATGAGATGGGAATGCCATTTACTCACTGTTTTTTTTAGAGAGGGGGTGCGGTTGTGGGGTGTGGCGAGcagggggaagagagagagtgatTCATTTTATCATGTCAAAGTGCTTTATGGCGCACCAGT
Proteins encoded in this window:
- the LOC107416403 gene encoding tRNA (guanine(26)-N(2))-dimethyltransferase 2; the encoded protein is MLATKYEQILACAAVRKVGFKGILKYKNLQNLSNEKKSGRTTASSSFLRRFGAGFAYLSSTTNTANNNPRTERPEGSTRKTDNLFLYESGLKKMSTDLNDFTIIKEGEAEILMHAKNEVFYNKTQVNNRDISIAVLRTFIANRKEEHEARLSKKTKAASKVSEKDASESVQEEVANESTVCDEKSNGDSEVPEKVSQYESCGLSEEPVKGTEGKVSGELKPPRVLEALSASGLRAIRYAREVEGIGQVVALDNDKASVEACQRNIKFNGSVACSKVESHFADARVYMLTHPKEFDVVDLDPYGSPSVFLDSAVQSIVDGGMLMCTATDMAVLCGGNGEVCYSKYGSYPLRGKYCHEMALRILLASIESHANRYKRYIVPVLSVQMDFYVRVFVRVYSSASAMKNTPLKLSYVYQCTGCDSFHLQPIGRTATKNNCVKYLPGFGPVVPQECSDCGKKFNMGGPIWSAPIHDQEWVTSILADVKSMKDRYPAYNRISAILTTISEELPDVPLFLSLHNLCATLKCTSPSAVIFRSAVINAGYRISGTHVNPLGLKSDAPMDVIWDIMRCWVKNHPVKAQPADQPGSVILAKEPVLQANFARAVASLSKAQAKKVARFLPNPERHWGPKLRAGRQITSKHISLLGPDAVNGVLNQEEVEEPDAKRQKTEDPTAC